A single genomic interval of Spirosoma taeanense harbors:
- a CDS encoding response regulator, producing the protein MNSSNRTNSSRGRMLVVEDNPDHWELIQAASREAMPTVDVIWATDAKQALAYLQSCLATQLPKLMLLDLYLPDAEQSWQLLKTLKQRESAYQRMPVVVFSYSDRREDITDFYSFGGTSYIIKPTNYEQWVTYLQTVWLYWWDTVTLPTTR; encoded by the coding sequence ATGAATTCTTCTAATCGCACAAATTCATCCCGGGGCCGCATGCTGGTCGTTGAAGACAACCCCGATCATTGGGAGTTGATTCAGGCCGCCAGTCGGGAAGCTATGCCTACCGTTGATGTGATCTGGGCCACAGATGCCAAGCAGGCGCTGGCGTATCTGCAGTCCTGTTTAGCTACTCAATTGCCAAAACTCATGTTGCTGGACCTATATCTGCCGGATGCAGAGCAGTCCTGGCAACTCCTCAAGACGCTTAAACAGCGCGAATCGGCTTACCAGCGGATGCCTGTGGTCGTGTTCAGCTATTCCGATCGGCGGGAAGATATCACCGATTTTTATTCATTTGGCGGGACATCTTATATTATCAAACCAACGAACTACGAGCAGTGGGTAACGTACCTACAAACCGTCTGGCTGTATTGGTGGGATACCGTTACGTTACCCACCACCCGCTAG
- a CDS encoding S9 family peptidase — protein MMRFSYLFFLFIVSAPLLAQTTKRPLTSADYDRWQSVRNEKISNDGRWVAYQIDPQDGDGRLEAVAAGSNPKRYVFPRGYMAQFTPDSKFLVMRLKVPAADTRKAKLKKKKTDEMPKDSLLVLNLGTGAVTKLPNVKAYTLGKEAGSWLAVTQEANAPKLLSEAKVTPRGDTLNPTPPSSTTTVARKSTKKIKGDDLTLFNMADGTRRTIRYVSNVVISDNGQTIFYSKESANDSLKTGSPVVPGVFVLNTATGQTTLIDTSSRRKIYKGLAVDKAGQQLAWMASADSAGADVRVFSLYYKNLAPATPAKGKRKATAPAAAYRVLADTLTTALPKGWSVNEYREPKFADDGRRLYFSTSPIAPKPTKDTLTPDDEKVKIDVWSWTDTRLQPMQQRRLKEEKERGFLTVYDVVADRVVPLANREIPTVNFDPKVSTRYLIGLSDLPYQVQASWDPGHTDLYLIDAQSGEKKRIANDVMASDPGLSPGGKYAYWFDERDSLWRAWSIADNKRIDLTRGLPSKFFDEEHDTPNLPGAYGAAGWTTGDRYVWIYDRYDIWQIDPTGREKPLNLTAGWGRTNKVRLRRADITPDDSPRSRNQEAINPADALFMTGIWESNKTTGILKNKNGLSVAEPSLLCHSAHRYAGLTKARNAPTMTFHRGNFQEPTNIFLTDTTLAKPVQLTRANLQQDSIRWGSVELVNWMGTNGTKLEGLLFKPEGFDPAKKYPMLVYFYERNAETLNDYRVPAPSRSTINIPYCVSNGYLVFVPDIVYTTGQPGPNAYDCVVPGVLSLVDKGFVDRDRIGIQGQSWGGYQTAYIITRTNLFRAAEAGAPVANMTSAYGGIRWETGMSRAFQYEKTQSRIGGTLWDKPMNYIENSPLFYANRVQTPLMMTHNDADGAVPWYQGIELFSALRRLNKPVWMLVYNGEGHNLTQRHNAKDLSIRLYQFFDHYLKDAPMPVWMKEGRTAVEKDRGEMKY, from the coding sequence ATGATGCGCTTCTCTTATCTGTTCTTTTTATTCATTGTCTCAGCACCGCTGCTGGCCCAGACGACCAAACGCCCCCTTACGTCGGCCGATTATGACCGCTGGCAAAGCGTAAGAAACGAGAAAATCTCAAACGATGGCCGCTGGGTAGCTTATCAGATCGACCCTCAGGACGGCGACGGACGGCTGGAAGCGGTTGCTGCCGGCAGCAACCCAAAACGCTACGTCTTTCCGCGCGGCTACATGGCGCAGTTTACGCCCGACAGCAAGTTTTTAGTGATGAGGCTTAAAGTCCCCGCTGCCGACACGCGTAAGGCAAAATTGAAAAAGAAGAAGACCGACGAGATGCCTAAGGATAGCCTGCTCGTGCTAAACCTGGGAACGGGCGCAGTAACAAAGCTACCAAACGTAAAAGCCTACACACTCGGAAAAGAAGCAGGTTCATGGCTGGCCGTGACGCAGGAAGCCAATGCACCAAAGCTGCTGAGTGAAGCAAAAGTGACACCCCGGGGCGATACGCTGAATCCGACTCCCCCATCCTCAACAACGACCGTAGCCAGAAAATCGACGAAGAAAATAAAAGGCGACGACTTGACGCTGTTCAACATGGCCGATGGCACCCGCCGGACCATACGTTACGTCTCGAATGTCGTTATCTCCGATAACGGACAGACTATTTTCTACAGCAAGGAATCGGCAAATGATTCGCTGAAGACGGGTAGTCCTGTCGTGCCGGGTGTATTTGTGCTCAACACGGCCACCGGGCAGACGACGTTGATTGATACGAGTTCCCGGCGAAAAATCTATAAAGGTCTGGCCGTCGACAAAGCCGGTCAGCAACTGGCGTGGATGGCCTCCGCCGACAGCGCCGGCGCCGACGTTCGGGTGTTTTCATTGTATTACAAAAACCTGGCACCCGCAACTCCCGCAAAAGGAAAGCGGAAAGCGACCGCTCCCGCAGCGGCTTACCGGGTGCTTGCCGATACGTTGACGACCGCTCTGCCCAAAGGCTGGTCGGTGAATGAGTACCGCGAACCCAAATTTGCCGACGATGGTAGGCGGCTGTATTTTTCGACCTCGCCTATTGCGCCCAAGCCGACAAAAGATACGCTAACGCCCGACGACGAGAAAGTAAAAATAGACGTCTGGAGCTGGACCGATACGCGTCTGCAGCCTATGCAGCAACGGCGGCTTAAGGAAGAAAAAGAGCGCGGCTTTCTGACCGTGTACGACGTTGTGGCCGACCGGGTGGTTCCCCTCGCGAATCGCGAAATTCCAACGGTTAACTTTGACCCCAAAGTCAGCACCCGCTACCTGATTGGCCTGAGCGATCTCCCGTATCAGGTTCAGGCTTCCTGGGACCCGGGCCATACGGACCTGTACCTGATCGACGCCCAGTCTGGTGAGAAGAAACGGATTGCGAATGACGTCATGGCTTCTGACCCCGGCCTGTCGCCGGGCGGTAAATATGCTTATTGGTTCGACGAACGGGACTCGCTCTGGCGGGCCTGGTCCATCGCCGACAACAAACGCATTGATCTAACGCGCGGCCTGCCGAGCAAATTCTTTGATGAAGAACACGATACGCCTAACCTGCCGGGTGCCTACGGAGCCGCTGGCTGGACAACTGGCGACCGCTACGTCTGGATCTATGACCGCTATGATATCTGGCAGATTGACCCAACCGGCCGGGAAAAGCCGTTGAATCTGACCGCTGGCTGGGGTCGGACAAATAAGGTTCGGCTTCGTCGGGCCGATATCACGCCCGATGATTCACCCCGCAGCCGCAACCAGGAAGCGATCAATCCGGCGGACGCACTGTTTATGACGGGCATCTGGGAAAGCAATAAAACGACCGGCATTTTAAAAAACAAAAACGGTCTGTCGGTAGCGGAACCCAGCTTATTATGTCACAGCGCCCACCGATACGCTGGTCTGACCAAAGCCAGGAACGCCCCGACAATGACGTTTCACCGGGGCAATTTCCAGGAACCGACCAATATCTTCCTGACTGATACGACTCTGGCCAAACCTGTTCAGTTGACGCGCGCCAACTTGCAGCAGGATAGTATTCGCTGGGGCAGCGTCGAATTGGTAAACTGGATGGGCACCAACGGCACTAAACTCGAAGGGCTTCTTTTTAAACCGGAAGGGTTTGATCCAGCCAAAAAATACCCGATGCTGGTGTATTTCTATGAACGTAACGCCGAAACGCTCAACGACTACCGGGTTCCAGCTCCAAGCCGCTCGACAATCAACATTCCCTACTGCGTTTCGAACGGCTATCTGGTCTTCGTACCTGATATCGTTTATACAACCGGGCAGCCGGGCCCGAACGCCTACGATTGCGTGGTGCCGGGCGTTCTGAGCCTGGTTGATAAAGGTTTTGTTGACCGGGACCGGATTGGAATTCAGGGACAAAGCTGGGGCGGCTACCAAACGGCCTATATCATTACCCGGACCAATTTATTCCGGGCGGCAGAAGCGGGCGCTCCCGTTGCCAACATGACCTCGGCCTATGGCGGTATTCGCTGGGAAACAGGGATGAGCCGGGCGTTCCAGTATGAGAAAACGCAGAGCCGCATTGGCGGTACGCTCTGGGATAAGCCGATGAACTATATCGAAAACTCGCCCCTGTTTTACGCCAACCGCGTGCAGACGCCCCTGATGATGACTCACAACGACGCCGATGGGGCGGTTCCCTGGTATCAGGGGATTGAGTTGTTCTCGGCCTTACGTCGACTAAATAAGCCGGTCTGGATGCTCGTGTATAATGGCGAGGGGCACAACCTGACCCAGCGGCATAATGCGAAAGACCTGAGTATCCGGCTATACCAGTTCTTTGACCACTACCTCAAAGACGCGCCTATGCCAGTCTGGATGAAAGAAGGCCGCACGGCCGTAGAAAAAGACCGGGGCGAAATGAAATATTGA
- a CDS encoding glycoside hydrolase family 130 protein, protein MQNYQLRRLSDQPILSTQDVKPSIDGFEVLGAFNPAACRFGDEIILLLRVAEAPKPQPGKIQIPLIENRDGVPTLTVKQFDEPDGDYDPRVVTLRGRQYLTSLSHLRLARSIDGIHFVVDTKPFLFPARMDESYGIEDARITYLDGRYWIAYTAVSEQGPAVGMAVTTDFKTVDRIGLILPPPNKDVALFPAKIDGKYKLLHRPMASEIGKPSIWLAESIDGVHWGNHKFLFGGRGHDDPAFIWEGGKIGGGPEPILTDEGWLICYHGADATNAYALALALLDKEDPSKVLDRSTRPLLVPELPWEREGFFPNVVFTNGWVQWPDGRVWVYYGAADSGVGVAELQRN, encoded by the coding sequence ATGCAAAATTATCAGCTCCGGCGCCTGTCGGATCAGCCCATTCTGAGCACGCAGGATGTGAAACCATCCATCGACGGCTTCGAGGTCCTTGGCGCATTTAACCCGGCGGCCTGTCGGTTTGGCGACGAAATTATTTTATTGCTGCGCGTGGCCGAAGCGCCTAAACCCCAGCCGGGTAAGATTCAGATCCCTTTAATTGAAAACCGGGATGGGGTTCCAACCTTAACCGTCAAACAGTTCGATGAGCCGGATGGCGATTATGACCCGCGCGTTGTGACGCTCCGCGGCCGGCAGTATCTGACCTCGCTCAGCCATTTGCGGCTAGCCCGCAGTATCGATGGTATTCACTTTGTGGTGGATACAAAACCGTTTTTGTTTCCCGCCCGGATGGATGAGTCGTATGGCATCGAAGATGCCCGCATTACGTATCTGGATGGTCGCTACTGGATTGCCTACACGGCCGTGTCTGAACAGGGTCCGGCTGTTGGCATGGCTGTCACAACCGATTTTAAGACGGTTGACCGGATTGGACTGATTCTGCCGCCCCCCAACAAAGATGTTGCTTTATTTCCGGCCAAGATCGACGGTAAGTATAAGCTGCTACACCGGCCAATGGCTTCGGAAATTGGCAAACCATCCATCTGGCTGGCCGAATCCATTGATGGTGTTCACTGGGGAAACCATAAGTTTCTGTTTGGAGGGCGGGGCCACGATGACCCGGCCTTCATCTGGGAAGGAGGCAAAATTGGCGGAGGCCCCGAGCCAATCCTGACTGATGAGGGCTGGCTTATCTGTTACCACGGTGCCGATGCAACCAATGCTTATGCCCTGGCCCTGGCGCTTCTGGATAAAGAGGATCCGTCAAAGGTTCTGGACCGCTCTACCCGCCCCCTGCTCGTGCCCGAACTTCCCTGGGAGCGCGAAGGCTTCTTTCCGAACGTGGTTTTTACTAACGGTTGGGTGCAATGGCCCGACGGTCGGGTATGGGTTTATTATGGCGCAGCAGATTCCGGGGTTGGCGTTGCCGAACTTCAGCGTAACTAA